A stretch of the Arthrobacter sp. PAMC 25486 genome encodes the following:
- a CDS encoding enoyl-CoA hydratase/isomerase family protein: protein MLRIEQSGPVATLIMDNPAMRNAITQDMWQQFEDLLAQLDADDSVKVVVVRGAGSHFSAGADIASVQKILHDPSTGQSDGGDITVAENALARFRKPTIAAIDGYCVGGGWQIAGACDIRLASERAVYGITPAKIGIVYPLSGIKKLVELAGPATAKYLLFSGDFVDAQEALRLGLATKVLALDGFWEAVHAYALHLSARSQFSAQGHKALVNAMSGGAGDIEVAELSAYWQAQMAVSEDAAIGVGAFLAKGTPKFTWLRPRND, encoded by the coding sequence ATGCTGCGCATTGAACAATCCGGACCGGTGGCCACGCTCATCATGGACAACCCCGCAATGCGCAACGCCATCACCCAGGACATGTGGCAGCAATTTGAAGACCTGCTGGCTCAGCTGGATGCCGACGACTCTGTCAAAGTGGTTGTGGTGCGCGGTGCGGGATCACACTTTTCCGCCGGGGCGGACATCGCCTCCGTGCAAAAAATCCTGCACGATCCGTCCACCGGACAGAGCGACGGCGGCGACATCACCGTGGCCGAGAATGCCCTGGCCCGCTTCCGCAAACCCACCATCGCCGCCATTGACGGCTACTGTGTGGGCGGCGGCTGGCAGATCGCCGGCGCCTGCGACATCCGCTTGGCCTCGGAGCGCGCTGTGTACGGCATCACGCCGGCCAAGATCGGCATCGTGTATCCGCTGTCCGGCATCAAGAAGCTGGTGGAACTGGCCGGCCCCGCGACGGCAAAGTACCTGTTGTTCAGCGGCGACTTTGTTGACGCCCAGGAGGCATTGCGGCTTGGCCTGGCCACGAAGGTCCTTGCCCTGGACGGTTTCTGGGAAGCGGTCCACGCTTATGCGCTGCACCTGTCGGCGCGCTCGCAGTTCTCGGCGCAAGGACACAAGGCGCTGGTGAATGCGATGAGCGGGGGGGCTGGCGACATTGAAGTGGCTGAGCTCAGCGCCTATTGGCAGGCCCAGATGGCCGTCAGTGAGGACGCCGCCATCGGTGTTGGCGCCTTCCTGGCCAAGGGGACGCCAAAGTTCACCTGGCTGCGGCCGCGCAACGACTGA
- a CDS encoding TetR/AcrR family transcriptional regulator — MQKSIPVPLRERNRLDTWALIHDKASGMALEEGLTKTTVEAIAEAAGISKRTFFNYFATKEDAIMGTQPPTLSDEAVAAFREDGDGDLFGSTVRLMVAVIRSMFPEASQQARRKELKSKYPELNRTVFQHVAASEILVESILVDRYDDADPEFARAGVPGGRDGAKALLMLAGTAMRFAFSRDPSAVSAGETKAVDESIEIFREAIKATL, encoded by the coding sequence ATGCAAAAATCCATCCCAGTGCCGCTCCGTGAGCGAAATCGCCTGGATACGTGGGCATTGATCCATGACAAGGCGTCCGGAATGGCACTTGAAGAGGGCCTGACAAAAACCACGGTCGAGGCCATCGCCGAGGCTGCCGGCATTTCCAAGCGCACCTTCTTCAACTATTTCGCCACGAAGGAAGACGCCATCATGGGCACCCAGCCGCCCACGCTCTCCGATGAGGCCGTGGCCGCGTTCCGGGAGGACGGCGACGGGGACCTCTTTGGCAGCACCGTCCGCCTCATGGTCGCTGTGATCCGCTCCATGTTCCCGGAGGCCTCGCAACAGGCGCGCCGCAAGGAACTGAAAAGCAAATACCCGGAACTTAACCGCACCGTGTTCCAGCACGTCGCCGCCTCGGAGATCTTGGTCGAATCAATCCTGGTGGACCGCTATGACGACGCTGATCCTGAATTTGCCCGTGCCGGAGTGCCCGGCGGCCGTGACGGGGCCAAGGCCCTCTTGATGCTGGCGGGAACCGCCATGCGCTTCGCATTCAGCCGTGATCCAAGTGCCGTCTCCGCCGGTGAAACTAAAGCTGTGGATGAGTCCATTGAAATTTTTAGAGAGGCAATCAAAGCAACCCTATGA
- a CDS encoding MDR family MFS transporter, which produces MSTQTKVETPVDPGEKRKIVLLFAGLMVTMLLASLNQTVLSTALPTMVGELNGVEHMAWAITAFILASTIMMPVYGKLGDLLGRKPMLLFAISIFTIGSVIGALAPDMGTLIVARVVQGLGGGGLMILSQATIADVVPARERGKYMGIMGGVFAFSSVAGPLIGGGLTEGPGWRWAFWMNVPLAILAIFATIFLLHVPKIVHATRPKIDYLGMMLIALATTAIVLVGTWGGSQYEWNSPEILGLAAAAIVTSVLFVFVELRASEPVMPMMLFKSRNFNLTTISGLLTGIAMFGVLGYMPTYMQMATGYSAAQAGLLMIPMMGCMLVVSVVVGRRVSTTGRYRVAPIVGSIILAVSLALMATLHADSPVYLICIYMGIMGIGLGASMQIMTLVAQNSFPLKFVGTATAGQNYFRQVGATLGSAVVGAMFATRLHELVTEKIPGGTGGGGAASFTPHLVNSLPAPIKKLVIESYNEALIPLFLWMVPLAVIAAVILFFVKEVPLATKIERETIPVGLSPNAASMAEFEVDVKNDADASSEPDAPALAPRT; this is translated from the coding sequence ATGAGTACCCAAACCAAAGTTGAAACACCGGTAGATCCCGGTGAAAAACGAAAAATAGTTCTATTGTTCGCCGGTCTCATGGTCACCATGCTGCTGGCCTCCCTGAACCAAACTGTCCTCTCGACCGCGCTACCGACCATGGTGGGTGAGCTGAACGGCGTCGAGCATATGGCGTGGGCCATCACTGCCTTCATTCTGGCTTCCACCATCATGATGCCGGTTTACGGCAAGCTGGGCGACCTGTTGGGCCGCAAGCCCATGCTGCTGTTTGCCATCTCCATCTTCACCATTGGTTCTGTCATCGGTGCGCTGGCTCCGGACATGGGCACGCTCATTGTGGCCCGCGTGGTCCAGGGTCTGGGTGGTGGTGGTCTGATGATTCTCTCCCAGGCGACCATTGCCGACGTCGTTCCCGCTCGTGAGCGTGGCAAATACATGGGTATCATGGGCGGCGTCTTCGCGTTCTCATCGGTTGCTGGTCCGCTGATCGGCGGCGGGCTGACCGAAGGACCCGGCTGGCGCTGGGCGTTCTGGATGAACGTGCCGTTGGCAATACTGGCCATCTTCGCCACCATCTTCCTGCTGCACGTGCCGAAGATTGTGCACGCAACACGCCCCAAGATCGACTACCTGGGCATGATGCTCATTGCCCTCGCAACCACCGCAATTGTTCTGGTCGGCACCTGGGGCGGTTCACAGTATGAGTGGAACTCCCCTGAAATCCTGGGTCTGGCTGCCGCCGCCATCGTCACCAGTGTGCTGTTTGTTTTTGTGGAACTACGTGCCAGCGAGCCGGTCATGCCCATGATGCTCTTTAAGAGCCGCAATTTTAACCTGACCACTATTTCTGGTCTGCTCACGGGTATCGCCATGTTTGGTGTTCTTGGCTACATGCCAACCTACATGCAGATGGCCACAGGCTACTCGGCAGCTCAGGCTGGCCTGCTCATGATCCCCATGATGGGTTGCATGCTGGTCGTCTCGGTTGTTGTCGGCCGTCGCGTCTCAACCACCGGCCGGTACAGGGTTGCCCCGATCGTAGGCTCCATTATTTTGGCTGTGTCATTGGCTCTGATGGCCACGCTCCATGCCGATTCACCCGTCTATCTCATCTGCATCTACATGGGCATCATGGGCATTGGGTTGGGTGCCAGCATGCAAATTATGACACTGGTGGCGCAGAACTCCTTCCCGTTGAAGTTTGTTGGCACGGCCACCGCCGGCCAGAACTACTTCCGCCAGGTGGGTGCCACGCTTGGGTCCGCCGTTGTGGGTGCCATGTTTGCCACCCGCCTGCATGAGCTCGTCACCGAGAAGATCCCCGGCGGCACGGGCGGTGGTGGCGCAGCCTCGTTCACCCCGCATCTGGTCAATAGCCTGCCGGCGCCGATCAAGAAGCTCGTCATCGAGTCCTATAACGAGGCCTTGATCCCGCTGTTCCTCTGGATGGTGCCTCTTGCCGTCATTGCCGCGGTCATCCTGTTCTTCGTCAAGGAGGTTCCGCTGGCCACCAAGATCGAACGCGAAACAATCCCCGTGGGCCTTTCCCCGAACGCTGCATCCATGGCTGAGTTTGAGGTTGATGTGAAGAACGACGCCGATGCCTCCTCCGAGCCGGATGCGCCGGCTTTGGCGCCGCGAACGTAG
- a CDS encoding peptidoglycan bridge formation glycyltransferase FemA/FemB family protein produces the protein MPEFIARFATAAEIETWDTLVTANPNGGNLLQSEAFAAVKKNYGWDPQFLVFEGPDYSSYNLVLEKSFPVLGKFWYLIKGPDVADVNDIPAMLTALKAFVKRARLNVFATKIEPDVVASEDARAVLSGAGLVKVPDLQPNDHTALLDISPEPNQLLRNLHSRGRNAVRRAIREEVEVVRMEPTESTMRTMYELMVGTIAAKATTTARDFEYYRQFWTEFSRRGQGRFYFVFEDGVASVGAFVINYGAKATYKDGGSLQKRKQYGDSHLVQWVAINDMKELGAQEYDFCGTPPSDQLKDPTHAHHGLGLFKTSFTKTVTDFVGCYDLILSPLRYKLWSSAGERVFRQLYTRRTGKQFY, from the coding sequence TTGCCAGAATTCATCGCCCGATTTGCCACTGCCGCCGAGATTGAAACGTGGGACACGCTGGTCACGGCCAACCCCAATGGCGGTAATTTGCTGCAATCCGAAGCGTTTGCTGCGGTCAAGAAGAACTACGGATGGGACCCCCAGTTCCTGGTCTTTGAAGGCCCGGACTACTCCAGCTACAACCTGGTCCTGGAGAAGTCGTTTCCGGTCCTTGGCAAGTTCTGGTACCTCATCAAGGGGCCCGACGTTGCAGATGTGAACGACATTCCCGCCATGCTCACCGCGCTGAAAGCGTTCGTCAAGCGTGCCAGGCTGAACGTTTTCGCCACCAAGATTGAGCCCGACGTTGTTGCCTCCGAGGACGCCCGCGCGGTGCTGTCCGGCGCCGGGCTCGTGAAGGTTCCCGATCTGCAGCCCAACGACCATACGGCACTGCTGGACATTTCACCGGAGCCCAACCAGCTCCTGCGTAATCTGCACTCGCGCGGGCGCAACGCCGTGCGCCGTGCGATCCGCGAAGAAGTTGAGGTGGTGCGGATGGAGCCCACCGAGTCAACCATGCGCACCATGTATGAGCTGATGGTTGGCACGATCGCCGCGAAGGCCACCACCACGGCCCGTGACTTTGAGTACTACCGTCAGTTCTGGACGGAGTTCAGCCGTCGTGGCCAGGGCCGTTTCTACTTCGTCTTTGAGGATGGCGTGGCCTCCGTCGGCGCCTTCGTGATCAATTACGGCGCCAAGGCCACGTACAAGGACGGCGGTTCCCTGCAGAAGCGCAAGCAGTATGGCGATTCGCACCTGGTCCAGTGGGTGGCCATCAACGACATGAAGGAACTCGGGGCGCAGGAATACGATTTCTGTGGGACGCCGCCGTCGGACCAGCTCAAGGATCCCACGCATGCCCACCACGGCCTGGGCCTGTTCAAAACGAGTTTCACGAAGACTGTCACCGATTTTGTAGGTTGCTATGACCTAATTTTGAGCCCGCTGCGGTATAAATTGTGGAGCAGCGCGGGCGAACGGGTATTCAGACAGTTGTACACGCGCCGCACTGGAAAGCAGTTCTACTAG
- a CDS encoding threonine/serine exporter ThrE family protein: MIPVVPLPRPNKAARSVLRKLVQGESPPTAPMNIVDRLAGSPYANFTIQVGKAEESSRKTIDFALRLAETMFRYGAGALEVETSIIAVTAALGLRNIEVDITNQSVIINYAPRDAVPITLLRVVRSWTNNYAGLVEVHELVTDIASGGVTRDEAYRRLDVIVKKPKPFPRWLVSMAEAVFAAAVVGVIGGTFVGTIVAFLTILLAGQVARVLGKWRVPDFFVTSISSFIVTMVALVCFVLHVPLSPSVVVAGGILLMLPSGRLVSAVQDAINGFPVTASGRFLSAFLTFGAIVAGIAVALVTSAVFGADRLDVADTITASLPLYWVLVLVALATVAICIAEQTAIKLLLPTMAVALIGYLVYYFGMELGLGGRFAPAVAAVVIGMLARVIALRLGAPQLVVAVPSIIFLLVGLSIFRAMFVMTLTPEDSVTGAVGIFNALVIILAVAAGVVLGDNIARPFTRSSNGPRDKRRNRRR; encoded by the coding sequence ATGATTCCTGTCGTGCCGCTTCCCCGGCCCAACAAGGCTGCCCGAAGTGTGCTGCGCAAGCTCGTCCAGGGCGAATCTCCGCCCACGGCGCCGATGAACATTGTTGATCGACTGGCAGGGAGCCCCTACGCCAACTTCACGATTCAGGTGGGCAAGGCCGAAGAGTCGTCACGCAAGACCATCGACTTTGCTTTGCGCCTGGCTGAAACCATGTTCCGGTACGGTGCTGGCGCCCTCGAGGTGGAAACGTCCATCATTGCTGTCACTGCGGCGCTGGGACTGCGCAACATAGAAGTAGACATCACAAACCAGTCGGTCATCATCAATTACGCGCCGCGCGACGCCGTGCCCATCACCTTGTTGCGTGTGGTGCGCTCATGGACCAACAATTACGCGGGCCTGGTTGAAGTGCATGAACTTGTCACCGACATTGCCAGCGGCGGTGTGACCCGGGACGAGGCGTACCGGCGCTTGGATGTCATCGTCAAGAAGCCCAAGCCGTTCCCGCGGTGGCTCGTCTCAATGGCGGAGGCCGTCTTTGCGGCAGCCGTGGTGGGCGTCATCGGCGGCACCTTCGTCGGCACGATCGTGGCGTTCCTGACCATTCTGCTGGCCGGACAGGTGGCACGGGTCCTGGGCAAATGGCGCGTGCCCGACTTCTTTGTCACCTCTATCAGCTCCTTCATCGTCACCATGGTGGCGCTGGTGTGCTTCGTGCTTCACGTTCCATTGAGCCCCTCGGTGGTGGTGGCCGGCGGGATCCTGCTCATGCTGCCCTCGGGCCGGCTGGTCTCCGCCGTCCAGGATGCGATCAACGGCTTCCCGGTCACGGCATCCGGACGCTTTCTATCGGCCTTCCTCACCTTTGGCGCCATCGTTGCAGGCATCGCCGTGGCCCTGGTAACCTCCGCCGTATTTGGGGCCGACAGGCTGGATGTTGCTGACACCATCACCGCATCCCTGCCGCTGTACTGGGTTCTGGTGCTCGTGGCATTGGCCACTGTGGCCATTTGCATTGCCGAACAGACGGCCATCAAGCTCCTACTGCCCACCATGGCGGTAGCGCTGATCGGCTACCTGGTCTACTACTTCGGCATGGAGCTTGGTCTTGGCGGCCGCTTTGCACCCGCGGTTGCCGCCGTGGTCATTGGCATGTTGGCCCGCGTGATCGCACTGCGCCTTGGTGCCCCGCAGCTGGTGGTGGCTGTCCCGTCCATCATCTTCCTGCTGGTGGGTCTGTCCATTTTCCGTGCCATGTTCGTCATGACGCTCACGCCCGAGGACTCGGTGACCGGGGCCGTCGGAATCTTCAACGCGCTTGTAATCATTCTGGCCGTCGCGGCCGGCGTGGTTCTCGGCGACAACATCGCCCGGCCCTTCACCCGCAGCAGCAACGGCCCCCGCGACAAGCGCCGCAACCGTCGCCGCTAA
- a CDS encoding siderophore-interacting protein, which translates to MTSADTKSPAVTAPAVKPRSQFSLHVLRTEKLSPHMVRIIAGGSDLAKFVPKDATDMYVKIHFLHPGVEYAEPVDVFALRETMPREHWPMTRTYTVRWLDATAQEIAIDFVVHGSAGLAGPWAAAAVPGDRIIFSGPGGAYKPNLDADWQLFAGDESALPAIAAALESLPANTRGHAYLEVDTAADIQPIGKPDAVELTWVFRNGTTPDRCTVLLDAVANCPWPDGTVYAFVHGEREYMKALRGLLFKQRGLERTQVSLSGYWAYGRSEDNFQAEKKDPIGKIL; encoded by the coding sequence GTGACCTCAGCCGATACTAAATCACCAGCCGTTACTGCCCCCGCCGTCAAGCCCCGCAGCCAATTCTCGCTGCACGTACTGCGCACCGAAAAGCTCAGCCCGCACATGGTGCGCATCATTGCCGGCGGTTCCGACCTGGCGAAATTCGTGCCCAAGGACGCCACCGACATGTATGTGAAGATTCATTTCCTGCATCCCGGCGTGGAATATGCGGAGCCCGTCGACGTATTTGCGCTGCGCGAGACCATGCCGCGCGAGCACTGGCCCATGACCCGCACCTACACCGTGCGCTGGCTGGACGCTACCGCCCAGGAGATCGCCATCGACTTTGTGGTGCATGGATCTGCCGGACTTGCCGGCCCGTGGGCTGCAGCCGCAGTTCCTGGCGACCGGATCATTTTCTCCGGCCCCGGCGGCGCTTACAAGCCCAACCTCGACGCCGACTGGCAGCTGTTCGCGGGCGACGAATCGGCTCTTCCTGCCATTGCCGCCGCGCTCGAGTCGCTGCCTGCCAATACGCGCGGCCACGCCTACCTTGAGGTGGATACGGCCGCCGACATCCAGCCCATCGGGAAGCCCGACGCCGTTGAGCTCACCTGGGTGTTCCGCAACGGAACTACACCGGACCGGTGCACTGTCCTGCTCGACGCAGTCGCCAACTGCCCGTGGCCTGACGGCACCGTCTATGCCTTTGTGCATGGAGAACGTGAATATATGAAGGCCCTGCGCGGCCTCCTCTTCAAGCAGCGTGGCCTGGAACGCACGCAGGTCTCGCTCTCCGGCTACTGGGCCTACGGCCGCTCAGAAGACAACTTCCAGGCCGAAAAGAAGGACCCCATCGGCAAAATCCTCTAG
- a CDS encoding uracil-DNA glycosylase, whose product MDSAPALFDLPAPAPWDARELAALALLAQDPLTQLAPDWAQELAPLEPLLRSLGAMLANEYDAGTRFLPLPTKVLRALGTPMAAIKVLMVGQDPYPTPGHSVGLAFSVDRKTRPLPRSLNNIYKELNADVGIAPATHGDLSSWADQGVLLLNRVLTVAPGEAGSHRRRGWEEVTEAVIAALAARKLPLVSVLWGKDAQRLAPLLEGTAVIESAHPSPLSASRGFFGSKPFSRVNDLLLAQGATPIDWKLPA is encoded by the coding sequence ATGGACAGCGCACCTGCACTCTTTGACCTCCCCGCACCGGCGCCCTGGGATGCCCGGGAGCTGGCGGCCCTGGCCCTGTTGGCGCAGGACCCTCTCACGCAACTTGCCCCCGATTGGGCGCAGGAATTGGCCCCGCTGGAGCCCCTGTTGCGGAGTTTGGGCGCCATGCTGGCCAACGAGTACGACGCCGGAACCCGCTTCCTGCCCCTTCCCACCAAGGTACTGCGCGCCTTGGGCACGCCCATGGCGGCGATCAAGGTCTTGATGGTTGGCCAGGACCCATACCCCACGCCTGGGCACTCGGTGGGCCTGGCATTTTCCGTGGACAGGAAAACCCGTCCCCTACCCCGCAGCCTGAACAACATTTACAAGGAGTTGAACGCCGACGTGGGCATCGCCCCGGCCACCCACGGGGACCTCAGCTCCTGGGCCGACCAGGGCGTCCTGCTCCTGAACAGGGTGCTCACGGTGGCGCCGGGTGAGGCAGGTTCGCACCGCCGTCGTGGGTGGGAAGAAGTCACGGAGGCCGTCATTGCCGCCCTTGCCGCCAGAAAGTTGCCCCTTGTCAGCGTGTTGTGGGGCAAGGACGCGCAACGCCTGGCACCGCTTCTGGAGGGCACAGCGGTGATTGAATCCGCCCATCCGAGCCCACTGTCGGCGTCGCGGGGCTTCTTTGGGTCCAAACCGTTCAGCCGAGTGAATGATCTGCTGTTAGCGCAAGGTGCCACCCCGATCGACTGGAAACTGCCCGCGTAA
- a CDS encoding DUF3263 domain-containing protein translates to MAHGHDPADHAAPSEGGLSQREQQMLDLERQWWKYAGAKEQAIRDMFDLSATHYYQVLNALIDTEAALGYDPMLVKRLRRLRESRQHARSARRLGN, encoded by the coding sequence ATTGCGCATGGGCACGACCCGGCGGACCATGCCGCACCCTCCGAGGGCGGGCTCAGCCAGCGCGAGCAGCAAATGCTTGACCTGGAACGGCAATGGTGGAAGTACGCCGGCGCCAAGGAGCAGGCCATCCGTGACATGTTTGACCTCTCGGCGACCCATTACTACCAGGTCCTGAACGCCCTGATCGACACGGAAGCCGCGCTGGGCTATGACCCCATGCTGGTCAAACGGTTGCGTAGACTACGTGAGTCACGTCAACACGCCCGATCCGCACGCCGACTGGGCAACTGA
- a CDS encoding LytR C-terminal domain-containing protein, producing the protein MSKHPRDEFDAVEENSARYGVHRASMETRSRSLLPIMIVGVAALCIGLLAFFVMPKLLNNNTSPLAGNTTSAVSTPQADQSTEPPTPEPTEAATEAPTEEPTPEPTPDSVVDKSIAVAVFNATGVSGLAAQYAGRVTGDGWTVAQSANWAGQPQSTSVIFYSDITQKANAEALGTLLNIPTQVETAELGLPLAIVLGPGA; encoded by the coding sequence ATGAGTAAACACCCGCGCGATGAGTTTGACGCTGTCGAGGAGAATTCGGCCCGCTACGGAGTCCATCGGGCGTCGATGGAAACCCGATCACGCTCGTTGCTGCCCATAATGATCGTCGGCGTTGCCGCCCTGTGCATTGGGCTCTTGGCGTTCTTCGTCATGCCGAAATTGTTGAACAACAACACCTCCCCGCTGGCAGGCAACACCACATCTGCTGTCAGCACTCCTCAAGCCGACCAGAGCACGGAGCCGCCAACTCCCGAGCCGACTGAAGCGGCCACCGAGGCGCCCACGGAGGAGCCGACGCCGGAGCCCACCCCGGATTCCGTTGTTGACAAGAGCATCGCCGTGGCGGTCTTCAACGCCACGGGTGTCTCCGGCCTGGCCGCGCAATACGCCGGGCGTGTCACGGGGGATGGCTGGACGGTGGCGCAGTCAGCCAACTGGGCAGGACAGCCGCAGTCAACGTCCGTCATTTTCTACAGCGACATCACGCAGAAGGCCAACGCCGAAGCACTCGGCACCCTGCTGAACATCCCCACCCAGGTTGAAACCGCCGAACTCGGCCTGCCGCTGGCCATTGTGCTGGGTCCTGGCGCCTAG
- a CDS encoding TM2 domain-containing protein encodes MSENNQPEQNPLDFGKASEVPAGYDQPAPPAYGAPGYQEPAAPQPPSYQQPEPQSPYPGAQQAYPQQNVQQNPYQQQGGQQGYQQQGFQQPYPQPGYPMVGGQQKSKVVAGILGILLGGLGIHNFYLGKNKIALTQLLVSVVSFGFLYPIMGIWGLIEGILILVGHENYRTDSNGVPLKD; translated from the coding sequence ATGAGTGAAAATAACCAGCCCGAACAAAATCCCCTCGACTTTGGCAAGGCGTCCGAGGTTCCTGCAGGTTACGACCAGCCAGCGCCGCCGGCCTATGGTGCCCCCGGCTACCAAGAGCCCGCTGCACCGCAGCCTCCGAGCTACCAGCAGCCGGAACCCCAGTCACCCTACCCCGGAGCCCAGCAGGCCTACCCGCAGCAGAACGTGCAGCAAAACCCGTACCAGCAGCAAGGCGGCCAACAGGGCTACCAGCAGCAGGGATTCCAGCAGCCCTACCCGCAGCCCGGATACCCCATGGTTGGCGGCCAGCAGAAGTCAAAGGTCGTGGCCGGCATCTTGGGCATTTTGCTGGGAGGCCTCGGCATCCACAACTTTTACCTGGGCAAGAACAAGATTGCCCTGACCCAGCTTCTGGTGTCGGTGGTCAGCTTCGGCTTCCTCTACCCGATCATGGGAATCTGGGGCCTCATTGAGGGCATCCTGATCCTCGTCGGCCACGAAAACTACCGCACCGATTCCAACGGCGTTCCGCTGAAGGACTAG
- the groL gene encoding chaperonin GroEL (60 kDa chaperone family; promotes refolding of misfolded polypeptides especially under stressful conditions; forms two stacked rings of heptamers to form a barrel-shaped 14mer; ends can be capped by GroES; misfolded proteins enter the barrel where they are refolded when GroES binds): MAKLIAFDEEARRGLERGLNILADAVKVTLGPRGRNVVLEKKWGAPTITNDGVSIAKEIELDDPYEKIGAELVKEVAKKTDDIAGDGTTTATVLAQALVKEGLRNVAAGADPLSLKRGIEKAVAAVIEQLLASAKEIETKEEIAATASISAGDPEIGALIAEALDKVGKEGVITVEESNTFGLELELTEGMRFDKGYISAYFVTDTERQETVLEDPYILIVNSKISSVKDLVAVLEKVMASNKPLLIIAEDIEGEALATLIVNKIRGLFKSVAVKAPGFGDRRKAQLADIAVLTGGQVIAEEVGLKLENTTLDLLGKARKVVVTKDETTIVDGAGDAEAIAGRVAQIRAEIENSDSDYDREKLQERLAKLAGGVAVIKAGAATEVELKERKHRIEDAVRNAKAAVEEGIVPGGGVALIQAGVTAFEGLNLTGDEATGANIVRVAIDAPLKQIAFNAGMEPGVVVDKVRSLPNGHGLNAATGVYEDLLAAGVNDPVKVTRSALQNAASIAGLFLTTEAVVADKPEKAAPAGGGGDDMGGMGGF, from the coding sequence ATGGCCAAGCTCATTGCATTTGATGAAGAGGCACGCCGCGGCCTAGAGCGTGGATTGAACATCCTCGCCGACGCCGTCAAGGTAACCTTGGGCCCGCGCGGTCGCAACGTTGTTCTCGAAAAGAAGTGGGGCGCCCCCACGATCACCAACGATGGTGTATCCATCGCCAAGGAAATTGAACTTGACGATCCTTACGAGAAGATCGGCGCCGAGCTGGTCAAGGAAGTCGCCAAGAAGACTGACGACATCGCAGGCGACGGAACCACCACAGCAACTGTGTTGGCCCAGGCCCTGGTCAAGGAAGGCCTGCGCAACGTAGCTGCCGGCGCCGACCCGCTGTCCCTGAAGCGCGGCATCGAGAAGGCTGTTGCAGCCGTCATCGAGCAGCTGCTGGCTTCCGCCAAGGAAATTGAGACCAAGGAAGAAATCGCCGCCACCGCGTCGATCTCTGCCGGCGATCCCGAAATTGGCGCACTCATTGCCGAGGCCTTGGACAAGGTTGGCAAGGAAGGCGTCATCACCGTTGAGGAGTCAAACACCTTCGGCCTGGAGCTTGAGCTCACCGAGGGCATGCGCTTCGACAAGGGTTACATCTCCGCTTACTTCGTGACCGACACCGAGCGTCAGGAAACGGTTCTTGAAGACCCGTACATCCTGATCGTGAACTCCAAGATCTCCAGCGTCAAGGACCTCGTTGCAGTTCTGGAAAAAGTCATGGCTTCCAACAAGCCGCTGCTGATCATTGCCGAAGACATCGAAGGCGAAGCGCTTGCCACGTTGATCGTGAACAAGATCCGCGGCCTGTTCAAGTCCGTTGCCGTCAAGGCTCCGGGCTTCGGCGACCGCCGCAAGGCCCAGCTGGCTGACATTGCAGTGCTCACCGGTGGCCAGGTCATCGCTGAAGAAGTTGGCCTCAAGCTGGAAAACACCACCCTTGACCTGTTGGGCAAGGCTCGCAAGGTTGTTGTGACCAAGGACGAGACCACCATTGTTGATGGAGCCGGCGACGCCGAAGCCATCGCAGGTCGCGTTGCTCAGATTCGTGCCGAGATCGAAAACTCCGATTCCGACTACGACCGTGAGAAGCTGCAGGAGCGCCTGGCCAAGCTGGCCGGCGGCGTTGCAGTCATCAAGGCAGGTGCCGCAACCGAAGTTGAGCTCAAGGAGCGCAAGCACCGCATCGAAGATGCAGTGCGTAACGCCAAGGCTGCTGTTGAAGAAGGCATCGTCCCCGGCGGTGGCGTTGCCCTGATCCAGGCTGGCGTCACGGCATTCGAAGGCCTCAACCTGACGGGCGACGAAGCAACCGGCGCCAACATCGTCCGCGTTGCCATCGATGCACCGTTGAAGCAGATTGCCTTCAACGCAGGCATGGAGCCCGGCGTAGTAGTGGACAAGGTCCGCTCACTGCCCAACGGCCACGGCCTGAACGCTGCAACCGGGGTCTACGAAGACCTGCTGGCTGCTGGCGTCAACGACCCGGTAAAGGTGACCCGCTCTGCGCTGCAGAACGCGGCCTCCATCGCCGGCCTGTTCCTCACCACCGAAGCCGTTGTGGCCGACAAGCCTGAGAAGGCTGCACCGGCTGGCGGCGGCGGAGACGACATGGGCGGCATGGGCGGTTTCTAA